From Pseudonocardia autotrophica, one genomic window encodes:
- a CDS encoding bifunctional homocysteine S-methyltransferase/methylenetetrahydrofolate reductase: MSLTVSEFRAMVSGRVLVCDGAMGTMLHAAGNALDQSLPALSCSDPDLVRAVHARYVDAGVDIVQSNTFGANRLRLHEFGLADRLGEINRDAVRIAREAAGARPGVLVAGSVSPAVSVQQRRRVSASARTDAVTEQLGLLDGAGVDLIVLETFGHLDELLEAARIAVEETDLPVIAQATFGPDGRTLSGHPARDVAHALGEIEVAAIGTNCTLGPRHMLDVVRELCEHTDLPVTGQPNAGLPRRTGPARFEYDIDAEYLVRYVGQLVEVGARVVGGCCGTTPTQLAGVVELVRERQARRRTTVTGTVPAAPAPAPAVRDPGHSDLLAVELTPDDRGGTEQAVDAARRLHEHGVNLISVGAGGGVRARLSPVDLALHLHQRLGVDTVATVSTWDRTIMALQADLLGAHALGMHRIVCETGNPPLVGDYPHVDGIWDVDSIGLIELLTGLNDGTDFYGLPLPTRTTFEIGARINPGGRDLAAAAARARDKIAAGAQFLITRPVYAVEDLERLLEQIGEPLPPVLVSIRPLSGFAEAEYLTHEVPDVHVPPRVLDLLDRAGSGGQRVGLELATELAQQVRPLAGGLVVVPNGDPVDTVLAVAGER; encoded by the coding sequence ATGAGCCTGACGGTCTCCGAGTTCCGGGCGATGGTGAGCGGCCGCGTGCTGGTCTGCGACGGCGCGATGGGCACCATGCTGCACGCCGCGGGCAACGCCCTCGACCAGTCACTGCCCGCACTGTCCTGCTCGGACCCGGATCTGGTCCGGGCGGTGCACGCCCGCTACGTCGACGCCGGGGTGGACATCGTCCAGTCCAACACCTTCGGTGCCAACCGGCTGCGGCTGCACGAGTTCGGCCTCGCCGACCGGCTCGGCGAGATCAACCGCGACGCGGTGCGGATCGCCAGGGAGGCCGCCGGCGCCCGGCCCGGGGTACTGGTGGCGGGATCGGTGTCCCCCGCGGTGAGCGTCCAGCAGCGCAGACGGGTCTCCGCGTCGGCCCGCACCGACGCGGTGACCGAGCAGCTGGGGTTGCTCGACGGGGCCGGAGTCGACCTGATCGTCCTGGAGACCTTCGGACACCTGGACGAGCTGCTCGAGGCCGCCCGGATCGCGGTCGAGGAGACCGACCTACCGGTGATCGCCCAGGCCACGTTCGGCCCGGACGGTCGCACGCTGAGCGGCCACCCGGCCCGCGACGTGGCGCACGCGCTCGGTGAGATCGAGGTCGCGGCGATCGGGACGAACTGCACGCTCGGCCCGCGGCACATGCTCGACGTGGTGCGGGAACTGTGCGAGCACACCGACCTGCCGGTGACCGGCCAGCCCAATGCCGGGTTGCCGCGCCGGACCGGGCCGGCCCGGTTCGAGTACGACATCGACGCCGAGTACCTCGTGCGCTACGTCGGGCAGCTGGTCGAGGTGGGGGCCCGGGTCGTCGGCGGATGCTGCGGGACCACACCGACCCAGCTCGCCGGTGTCGTCGAGCTCGTCCGGGAACGCCAGGCACGCCGGCGGACGACGGTGACCGGCACCGTCCCCGCCGCACCGGCGCCGGCGCCCGCCGTCCGGGACCCGGGCCACAGCGACCTGCTGGCGGTCGAGCTGACCCCGGACGACCGGGGAGGCACCGAACAGGCCGTCGACGCCGCGCGCCGGCTGCACGAGCACGGGGTGAACCTGATCTCGGTCGGCGCGGGAGGCGGGGTGCGCGCCCGGCTCAGCCCGGTCGACCTCGCGCTGCACCTGCACCAGCGGCTCGGGGTGGACACCGTGGCCACGGTGTCCACCTGGGACCGCACGATCATGGCCCTGCAGGCCGACCTGCTCGGGGCGCACGCGCTCGGCATGCACCGGATCGTCTGCGAGACCGGCAATCCACCGCTGGTCGGTGACTACCCGCACGTGGACGGCATCTGGGACGTCGACTCGATCGGCCTGATCGAACTGCTCACCGGGCTCAACGACGGCACCGACTTCTACGGGCTCCCGCTGCCGACCCGCACCACCTTCGAGATCGGCGCGCGGATCAACCCGGGCGGCCGGGACCTGGCCGCCGCGGCCGCCCGGGCCCGGGACAAGATCGCGGCCGGCGCCCAGTTCCTGATCACCCGGCCGGTCTACGCGGTGGAGGACCTGGAGCGGCTGCTGGAACAGATCGGTGAGCCGCTCCCTCCGGTGCTGGTCTCGATCCGCCCGCTGAGCGGGTTCGCCGAGGCCGAGTACCTGACCCACGAGGTACCCGACGTGCACGTCCCGCCCCGGGTGCTGGATCTGTTGGACCGGGCCGGGAGCGGTGGGCAGCGGGTCGGCCTGGAGCTGGCCACCGAGCTGGCGCAGCAGGTCCGTCCGCTGGCCGGCGGCCTGGTCGTGGTGCCCAACGGGGATCCGGTGGACACCGTCCTGGCGGTGGCCGGAGAGCGCTGA
- a CDS encoding amidohydrolase family protein codes for MSPVLVDTHVHLFTGALPMAAHAWTVPERALPVEEFETLMQRHGVTHGVVSAMSLLADDAYTVAALRRNPRLRGTVTAGPGTDPAELRARCTAAGVAGIRFQWRRRAELPDPADPGYRRVLDTVADLGMHVELNVERDRLAPVLAGLCGHGVPVVVDHFGDPHPELGYRTPGGEALLRALDTGRVRVKLSAGYRFRPAAERLVGTAAELISRAGPDRVFWGSDAPFVGAREPTGYAAELASFARIVPDPAVRERIHHAAHDYYFGPAR; via the coding sequence ATGAGCCCGGTGCTCGTCGACACGCACGTGCACCTGTTCACCGGGGCGCTGCCGATGGCCGCGCACGCGTGGACGGTGCCCGAGCGCGCCCTGCCGGTCGAGGAGTTCGAGACGCTGATGCAGCGGCACGGGGTGACCCACGGGGTCGTCTCCGCGATGAGCCTGCTCGCCGACGACGCCTACACGGTGGCCGCACTCCGCCGGAACCCGAGGCTGCGGGGCACGGTGACGGCCGGTCCCGGCACGGATCCGGCGGAGCTGCGTGCCCGGTGCACCGCCGCCGGCGTCGCCGGGATCCGGTTCCAGTGGCGCAGGCGCGCCGAGCTCCCGGACCCGGCCGATCCGGGCTACCGGCGGGTGCTGGACACGGTCGCCGATCTGGGCATGCACGTCGAGCTCAACGTGGAACGCGATCGTCTGGCTCCGGTGCTGGCCGGGCTGTGCGGGCACGGGGTGCCGGTCGTCGTGGACCACTTCGGCGACCCGCATCCCGAACTCGGCTACCGGACGCCGGGCGGCGAGGCACTGCTGCGCGCGCTGGACACCGGACGGGTGCGGGTCAAGCTGTCCGCCGGGTACCGCTTCCGGCCGGCCGCGGAGCGGCTCGTCGGTACTGCTGCGGAGCTGATCTCCCGGGCCGGGCCGGACCGGGTGTTCTGGGGAAGCGACGCCCCGTTCGTCGGGGCCCGCGAACCCACCGGCTACGCGGCCGAGCTGGCGTCGTTCGCCCGGATCGTGCCCGATCCGGCGGTCCGCGAGCGGATCCACCACGCGGCGCACGACTACTACTTCGGCCCCGCCCGATGA
- a CDS encoding amidohydrolase family protein: MLIDAHAHLVTDEPGYPHLPGASPNALMPVERLLEALRDNGADAAIAVQRAHVYGFDNSYVLDAAARHPDRVRAMCVIDGQAPDAVGTVHRLAERGAVAIRLTAPGGDQHGGPAGTGWFAGPEARAVWAAAADTGLSMCLHIYRWNSAEVLRGLPAVLDAVPGVPVVLDHIAAVDVTGPPAGAEPLLALTDHEQVHVKITTLNLARFDDPARPVDWSVARFGASRVLWGSDVTQTRGEYAGMVATARRAVAGLSAADATAVLGGTAARLYGLRPATAG; this comes from the coding sequence GTGCTCATCGATGCGCATGCCCACCTGGTCACCGACGAGCCGGGCTACCCGCACCTTCCCGGCGCGTCGCCGAACGCCCTGATGCCCGTCGAACGGCTACTGGAAGCGTTGCGGGACAACGGAGCCGATGCCGCGATCGCGGTGCAGCGGGCACATGTGTACGGCTTCGACAACAGCTACGTGCTCGATGCCGCCGCCCGGCACCCGGACCGGGTGCGGGCGATGTGCGTGATCGACGGGCAGGCCCCGGACGCGGTAGGCACCGTGCACCGGCTGGCCGAGCGCGGTGCGGTCGCGATCCGGCTCACCGCCCCCGGCGGCGATCAGCACGGCGGCCCGGCCGGGACCGGCTGGTTCGCGGGACCCGAGGCCCGCGCGGTCTGGGCCGCCGCGGCGGACACCGGATTGTCGATGTGCCTGCACATCTACCGGTGGAACTCCGCGGAGGTGCTGCGCGGGCTGCCCGCAGTGCTCGACGCGGTGCCCGGCGTCCCGGTCGTGCTGGACCACATCGCCGCGGTGGACGTGACCGGGCCGCCGGCCGGGGCCGAACCGTTGCTCGCGCTGACCGATCACGAGCAGGTGCACGTCAAGATCACCACGTTGAACCTGGCCCGGTTCGACGACCCGGCCCGCCCGGTGGACTGGTCGGTCGCGCGGTTCGGTGCGAGCCGGGTGCTGTGGGGCTCGGACGTCACCCAGACCCGCGGCGAGTACGCCGGCATGGTCGCGACCGCGCGGCGCGCGGTCGCCGGGCTCTCCGCGGCCGACGCCACCGCGGTGCTCGGCGGCACCGCGGCCCGGCTCTACGGCCTCCGGCCGGCGACGGCGGGATGA
- a CDS encoding lipocalin-like domain-containing protein, which translates to MTGCPLVGAWELVGYEVPDAEPGERFPLGREPLGRLIYTAAGDLAVHYMAGDRPAPATANWRFTTDAEKLAAVRAYGGYSGRYTWHGDRVSHHVEACIHPNWIGTTLVRRVELTGTDLVLRVAEPGPAPTPVLRWRRRS; encoded by the coding sequence GTGACCGGCTGTCCGCTCGTCGGAGCCTGGGAGCTGGTCGGCTACGAGGTACCGGACGCCGAACCGGGCGAGCGCTTCCCGCTCGGCCGGGAGCCGCTCGGGCGGCTGATCTACACCGCGGCCGGTGACCTGGCCGTGCACTACATGGCCGGGGACCGGCCCGCGCCCGCGACCGCGAACTGGCGGTTCACCACCGATGCCGAGAAGCTCGCCGCGGTCCGCGCCTACGGCGGCTACTCCGGCCGCTACACCTGGCACGGCGACCGGGTATCCCACCACGTCGAGGCCTGCATCCACCCCAACTGGATCGGCACCACGCTCGTCCGGCGGGTCGAGCTGACCGGCACCGACCTGGTGCTGCGGGTCGCGGAGCCCGGCCCGGCACCGACGCCGGTGCTGCGCTGGCGTCGCCGCAGCTGA
- a CDS encoding HpcH/HpaI aldolase family protein: MADLPGALTGREPGAPAVGAWIKLATTESVEIMAAVGIDFVVIDLEHAPLDLQTAAGMIVLARAYGMTPLVRVPGHEPATIGRVLDSGACGILVPHVDDAEQARAVVSAMRFPPHGARGAGGTSRAGRWGLLSRAEYTRFGNEQVLCIPQLESAEAIEAAPEILAVDGVDAVFLGAGDLALSLGLGAGEPAVRALLDTGRAAAAAAGKPCGAASAGVDGALRAAELGHGFVVIGNDATLLARAADALVGGVRAGLRGTR, from the coding sequence GTGGCTGACCTGCCCGGCGCGCTCACCGGCCGGGAACCGGGCGCCCCCGCGGTCGGGGCCTGGATCAAGCTGGCCACCACCGAGAGCGTGGAGATCATGGCCGCGGTCGGGATCGACTTCGTGGTCATCGACCTCGAACACGCCCCGCTCGACCTGCAGACCGCCGCCGGGATGATCGTGCTGGCCCGCGCGTACGGGATGACCCCGCTGGTCCGGGTGCCCGGCCACGAACCCGCCACGATCGGCCGGGTGCTCGACTCCGGTGCCTGCGGGATCCTGGTCCCGCACGTGGACGACGCCGAGCAGGCCCGCGCGGTGGTGTCCGCGATGCGGTTCCCGCCGCACGGTGCGCGGGGCGCCGGCGGGACCAGCCGGGCCGGGCGCTGGGGCCTGCTGTCCCGGGCGGAGTACACCCGGTTCGGCAACGAGCAGGTGCTGTGCATCCCGCAGCTGGAGAGCGCGGAGGCGATCGAGGCGGCGCCGGAGATCCTGGCGGTGGACGGGGTGGACGCGGTCTTCCTCGGCGCCGGGGACCTGGCGTTGTCGCTCGGGCTCGGCGCCGGCGAACCTGCCGTGCGCGCGCTGCTGGACACCGGCCGGGCCGCCGCCGCGGCCGCCGGGAAACCGTGCGGGGCGGCGAGCGCCGGTGTGGACGGTGCGCTGCGGGCCGCCGAGCTGGGACACGGCTTCGTGGTGATCGGCAACGACGCGACCCTGCTCGCCAGGGCCGCCGACGCGCTGGTCGGTGGAGTGCGTGCCGGATTGCGGGGGACCCGGTGA
- a CDS encoding cupin domain-containing protein, whose translation MYSPTDPRATLPGGTATRSDEPVAEFQAFALDDLAPSEVSEAGSRTWNVRGQNFVLAYTRAVAGDPLARPAELQRHEYLVVVPHDGGNVRIGHDTAGAAELAGRGIAIVPAGGSDLTAAGDLDLVRLFDVRAADLLPRCHNAESYREPHPRVARPEPWPDPVGGPRIRVYRNADHPVSPDRFGRIFRSSAFMVNFGDPKHGPRDPDRLSPHHHDDFEQCSLTVAGDYVHHVRTPWTAKLSQWRPDVHAEIGSPGVAIIPPPTEHTSRAIGDGEHQLIDIFSPPRADFSAKPGWVRNADEYPAPEWVSGG comes from the coding sequence GTGTACAGCCCCACCGACCCCCGGGCGACGCTGCCCGGGGGTACCGCGACCCGGTCCGACGAGCCGGTCGCCGAGTTCCAGGCGTTCGCGCTGGACGACCTGGCGCCGTCCGAGGTGAGCGAGGCGGGCAGCCGCACCTGGAATGTCCGCGGGCAGAACTTCGTGCTGGCCTACACCCGGGCCGTCGCCGGCGACCCGCTGGCCCGGCCGGCCGAGCTGCAGCGGCACGAGTACCTGGTCGTCGTCCCGCACGACGGAGGGAACGTCCGGATCGGTCACGACACCGCGGGCGCCGCCGAGCTGGCCGGCCGCGGGATCGCGATCGTGCCGGCCGGGGGGAGCGACCTCACCGCGGCCGGCGACCTCGATCTGGTCCGGCTGTTCGACGTCCGGGCCGCCGATCTGCTGCCGCGCTGCCACAACGCGGAGAGCTACCGGGAGCCGCACCCCAGGGTGGCCCGGCCGGAGCCGTGGCCGGACCCGGTCGGTGGGCCACGGATCCGGGTGTACCGCAACGCCGACCACCCGGTCTCGCCGGACCGGTTCGGGCGGATCTTCCGGTCCAGCGCGTTCATGGTGAACTTCGGCGACCCGAAGCACGGGCCCCGTGACCCGGACCGGCTCTCCCCGCACCACCACGACGACTTCGAGCAGTGCTCGCTGACCGTGGCCGGGGACTACGTGCATCACGTCCGGACCCCGTGGACGGCGAAGCTCTCCCAGTGGCGGCCGGACGTGCACGCCGAGATCGGCAGCCCCGGCGTGGCGATCATCCCGCCGCCGACCGAGCACACCAGCCGGGCGATCGGCGACGGAGAGCACCAGCTGATCGACATCTTCAGCCCGCCGCGGGCCGACTTCTCGGCCAAGCCCGGATGGGTCCGCAACGCCGACGAGTACCCGGCCCCGGAGTGGGTGTCCGGTGGCTGA
- a CDS encoding DUF6282 family protein → MTGATAIERVLHGLVDLHCHSGPNPLPRRFDHVEAARDGARLGMRALLAKSHHHNTVMDLLAVREQLSGLSTQVYGGIALNQFVGGINPYAVELSLRMGGRCVWFPTISSSAHIDHHNSGGGFPTPTIPLSSSRTDVRDASGALLPQARRVIELIVEADALLSAGHLAPDDVRLVFGTAAELGVSRMVLSHPNFVIGSDPQQCREFTALGAYIEHETAMYDPEVAQAKGGPEQLMEWISAIGPEHTVLASDLGQHGRPMPVDSFIRVGGALLDLGLPEKDLGMIVRDNPSYLLGLDR, encoded by the coding sequence ATGACCGGAGCCACCGCGATCGAACGGGTCCTGCACGGGCTCGTCGACCTGCACTGTCATTCCGGGCCCAATCCGTTGCCCCGCCGGTTCGACCACGTCGAGGCGGCCCGGGACGGTGCCCGGCTCGGGATGCGTGCGCTGCTGGCCAAGTCGCACCACCACAACACGGTGATGGACCTGCTGGCGGTGCGCGAACAGCTGAGTGGGCTGTCCACGCAGGTCTACGGCGGGATCGCGCTGAACCAGTTCGTCGGCGGCATCAACCCGTACGCCGTCGAGCTGAGCCTGCGGATGGGCGGGCGATGCGTCTGGTTCCCGACGATCTCGTCCTCGGCGCACATCGATCACCACAACTCCGGTGGTGGTTTCCCGACGCCGACGATCCCGTTGAGCAGTAGCCGGACCGATGTCCGGGACGCCTCCGGCGCACTGCTGCCGCAGGCCCGCCGGGTGATCGAGCTGATCGTCGAGGCCGATGCGCTGCTCTCCGCCGGGCACCTCGCGCCGGACGACGTCCGGCTGGTCTTCGGCACGGCCGCCGAGCTCGGCGTGAGCCGGATGGTGCTCAGCCATCCCAACTTCGTGATCGGCTCGGACCCGCAGCAGTGCCGCGAGTTCACCGCGCTCGGCGCCTACATCGAGCACGAGACCGCGATGTACGACCCCGAGGTGGCGCAGGCCAAGGGCGGGCCGGAACAGCTGATGGAGTGGATCTCGGCGATCGGGCCGGAGCACACCGTGCTGGCCTCCGACCTCGGCCAGCACGGCCGTCCGATGCCGGTCGACTCCTTCATCCGGGTGGGCGGGGCGCTGCTCGACCTGGGGCTGCCGGAGAAGGACCTGGGGATGATCGTCCGGGACAACCCGTCGTACCTGCTCGGCCTGGACCGCTGA